One part of the Parabacteroides distasonis ATCC 8503 genome encodes these proteins:
- a CDS encoding sugar O-acetyltransferase, with product MKTEYQKCMDEEPFDGSSPEITEMTVRNKRLLHQLRETDYADNEAKQRIYRQMFGSIGKDVYIDIDFRCEYGKNIYFGNKVIVNMNCTFLDNNNIIIGNNVMIAPDVKIYTATHSVHLAERMPERTCPGASICDTIARPVLIEDGVWIGGGSTILPGVTIGKNSVIGAGSVVVKHIPANSIAVGNPCRVIKNIEDND from the coding sequence ATGAAAACTGAATATCAAAAATGTATGGATGAGGAGCCTTTCGACGGCTCATCGCCCGAAATAACGGAAATGACTGTCCGTAACAAAAGGCTACTACACCAACTCAGAGAAACGGATTATGCCGACAATGAGGCAAAGCAGCGCATCTATCGGCAGATGTTCGGAAGTATCGGCAAGGATGTTTACATCGACATAGACTTCCGATGCGAGTATGGGAAAAACATCTATTTCGGGAACAAGGTGATCGTGAACATGAACTGCACGTTCCTCGATAATAACAATATCATTATCGGTAACAACGTGATGATAGCCCCCGATGTAAAAATATATACCGCTACTCATTCCGTTCACCTCGCGGAAAGGATGCCGGAAAGGACATGTCCCGGAGCGTCCATCTGCGACACAATTGCCCGCCCCGTCCTTATAGAAGATGGTGTATGGATAGGAGGCGGCTCTACAATCCTTCCGGGTGTGACCATCGGTAAAAACTCTGTCATCGGAGCAGGCAGTGTTGTCGTGAAACATATTCCTGCCAATTCCATAGCTGTCGGCAATCCTTGCCGTGTAATTAAAAATATCGAAGATAATGATTAA